Proteins encoded together in one Anopheles darlingi chromosome 3, idAnoDarlMG_H_01, whole genome shotgun sequence window:
- the LOC125957387 gene encoding golgin subfamily A member 4 → MFKKLKDKIAEEVKQSPQRFEQISKGLQAAVSSASSTTSEVSGSENFFSITEDDTPQNSPLKGNNTTPPTLQQSSSAANTSAGSSIMSTSSSLNNGTSPSMASATPSSAASLPNHQQQQRARRLSNSSMASDVSFRLPAYDSPAIYHLETDVDVSASETESVAGTVGGSPNQLDLVSKDKLFQAYKKALDRYQKYRERYTELARRYRELEKDNTKARAVLVETQDKALRRMSELREQCVLEQQAKAHLDSALRMEIDELQCVVKTLRSKLEMVGENGNGTGTGEQDLISLSGLEDGTNGNGVVRDTSALEERIKALESKLNEELRQKAVLSLEVSELKKREEEHTITIAENKMAIHSELEAKEAEVRKLKEQLTSLEKNMKQTLTEKDGLGKELVEVRKVASKVKELEGTLSLCNEQKNKLESKFIDFERTIMELEKDKQQLKATNLTLDYEKGELQKKLGESEGKLATLTEEHGSLSTQLKNLEQTTAQSLSNTSELESLKQQLEEAKQRAETSSETVATIERRITEKEQQSAALQSERDELERKVQQTETLLREREKEIERLEQQQSKSTQEAEQGQQETTKKLQQAEDELAACRKTQSLDQEKLLELTKALDAAKELHDRDRKSNEASLKDVFERNNELSEQLDQFKEKLEKLNAKFKKLTEEKNGLRAANEELSAELKQSRQELKQLASQKQALTDEVRNLKIINENSESEALRSLQESMRSSMAAAEEKLLETTRDLNHVLELKSDENRRLSEERDELSEKLENSHRERTDLEAEGVNLRTKIETIRGEKKDLEKTLEREIREKTELKTQVTNILQEIGRLEDQLKDVREAHSTILDEKQTLEEKIERLQREHCESRLKLEKDTIGKLQTKLKEQESKLQQVECENSQLAEKNCLLEESSRRTVEEQKKLNLALKEAEERLRTQRQRCEELETQVKTVTDQLSQCTGDHAKLFNEKELLDHQHRSLQDALEAKEKEKLCVLDTNKCLEEELAKLRSENDYLKGKHNELKVLLENDKRRLMDQNDALQKQMEELAREKQSLGRNATDLEKRLASYEEVKIENEYLNTLTKQLQTEVQEVKGKLTAKESELATGRTKQSQTETMLEERDQEITKLINEFVAKERKQEWEHKERIEELEINYRTKMKALIERLKEEGEEKLEEQQSNEKTRAAELEAKLGEATSTRDTLDATVRSLREQIDGNAAELERLRSEQGAVQELRLENANYARDLDELKSELNVAIAEKLRLTEEKSTEEQHLREDRQRLTVENEELRTKLEQFKMETEQTISRFEAEIEELKREQPAEQTVVAKVETGLQQGTAPASAAGYEELRNKKEELENKLKKIMHEVQDVSNRNLFLEQKCENYLILEQSNERLKLTNDKLTRQLDETLVSLHHNEGIAANTEFEYLRNILFQYLSGSVTGNNSTLVKVIAAVLKFSPQQTQVVMEKEAHRRSLMGQINNLL, encoded by the exons GCCGCGGTGAGCTCGGCATCATCAACTACCTCGGAAGTGTCGGGAAGTGAAAACTTCTTCAGTATCACAGAAGATG ATACACCACAAAACTCACCTCTGAAAGGAAACAATACAACTCCACCGACCCTGCAACAGTCATCTTCCGCGGCCAACACTTCCGCGGGTAGTTCAATCATGTCGACCTCATCCAGTCTGAACAATGGaacatcgccatcaatggcaagTGCTACACCAAGCTCTGCGGCTTCTCTGCCaaatcaccaacagcagcagcgagctcGTCGTCTTTCCAACTCTTCGATGGCTAGCGACGTGTCGTTTCGGCTCCCGGCCTACGATTCACCGGCGATCTATCATCTCGAAACGGACGTGGACGTGTCGGCGAGTGAAACTGAATCGGTGGCCGGCACTGTCGGTGGTAGCCCCAATCAGCTCGATCTCGTGAGCAAGGATAAACTGTTCCAGGCGTACAAAAAGGCACTCGATCGGTATCAAAAGTATCGCGAGCGGTACACGGAGCTAGCTCGCCGTTACCGTGAGCTTGAGAAAGATAACACCAAGGCTCGGGCCGTGTTGGTAGAAACACAGGACAAAGCGCTACGGAGGATGAGTGAGCTGCGGGAACAGTGCGTACTGGAGCAGCAAGCGAAGGCTCATCTCGATTCCGCTCTACGCATGGAGATCGATGAGTTGCAGTGTGTGGTGAAAACCCTTCGCTCCAAACTCGAGATGGTGGGTGAGAATGGCAATGGTACTGGTACCGGAGAGCAGGATCTAATCTCGCTGTCCGGGCTGGAAGATGGAACCAATGGTAATGGAGTGGTGCGCGACACCAGTGCACTCGAGGAACGGATTAAAGCCCTGGAATCGAAGCTCAACGAGGAGCTACGCCAGAAGGCCGTGCTCAGTTTGGAGGTGAGCGAGTTGAAGAAGCGAGAGGAAGAACACACGATCACAATCGCCGAGAATAAGATGGCGATCCATTCGGAGCTCGAAGCGAAGGAGGCGGAAGTGCGCAAGCTAAAGGAACAGCTGACCTCACTTGAGAAGAACATGAAGCAAACGCTCACCGAAAAGGATGGCCTCGGGAAGGAGCTCGTAGAGGTGCGCAAGGTGGCGAGCAAGGTGAAGGAGCTCGAAGGGACGCTCAGCTTGTGCAATGAGCAGAAGAACAAGCTGGAATCAaagtttatcgatttcgagcgTACGATCATGGAGCTTGAGAAGGATAAGCAGCAGCTAAAGGCAACCAATCTGACGCTCGACTACGAGAAAGGTGAGCTGCAGAAAAAGTTGGGCGAATCGGAAGGCAAGCTGGCAACGCTCACAGAGGAACATGGTTCTCTATCGACGCAACTGAAAAATCTGGAACAGACGACCGCCCAATCACTGAGCAACACATCGGAACTGGAATCCCTTAAGCAGCAACTGGAAGAAGCGAAACAACGAGCAGAGACTTCGAGCGAAACAGTGGCCACCATCGAGCGGAGGATAAcggaaaaagaacaacaatcCGCGGCTTTGCAATCGGAACGCGATGAGCTGGAGCGCAAAGTGCAACAAACGGAGACCCTGCTACGCGAGCGCGAAAAGGAAATCGAACGattagagcagcagcaaagtaaGAGCACGCAAGAGGCTGAGCAAGGCCAGCAGGAGACCACCAAGAAGTTACAGCAAGCAGAAGACGAACTTGCTGCTTGTCGTAAAACACAATCGCTCGATCAGGagaagctgctcgagctgaCGAAGGCCCTGGACGCGGCAAAGGAGCTACACGATCGGGACCGAAAGAGTAATGAAGCGAGCCTGAAGGATGTGTTCGAGCGGAACAACGAACTGTCCGAGCAGCTCGACCAGTTCAAGGAGAAGCTCGAGAAGTTGAATGCCAAATTCAAAAAGTTGACCGAAGAGAAAAACGGGTTGCGAGCGGCCAACGAGGAACTATCGGCGGAGCTGAAACAATCGCGCCAGGAGCTGAAGCAGTTGGCCAGTCAAAAGCAGGCTCTGACGGATGAGGTGCGCAATCTGAAGATCATCAATGAAAACTCGGAATCCGAAGCACTGCGCTCGCTGCAAGAATCTATGCGTTCTTCGATGGCAGCAGCCGAGGAGAAGCTGCTTGAAACGACACGCGATCTAAACCACGTGCTCGAACTGAAGTCCGATGAAAACCGCCGACTGAGCGAGGAGCGCGACGAACTTTcggaaaagctggaaaactCGCACCGCGAGAGGACCGATCTCGAGGCGGAAGGTGTGAACCTGCGGACGAAGATCGAGACGATTCGCGGTGAGAAGAAGGACCTAGAAAAGACGCTCGAGCGAGAGATACGCGAAAAGACGGAGCTTAAAACACAGGTTACGAACATTCTGCAGgagatcggtcggttggaggATCAGCTGAAAGACGTACGTGAAGCacattccaccattttggacGAGAAGCAAACGCTTGAAGAAAAGATTGAGCGATTACAGCGGGAACACTGTGAATCTCGTTTGAAGCTCGAGAAGGATACGATCGGGAAGCTTCAAACGAAACTGAAGGAACAGGAATCCAAGCTGCAGCAGGTGGAATGCGAGAACTCGCAGCTGGCCGAGAAGAACTGTTTGCTGGAAGAAAGTAGCCGCAGGACGGTGGAGGAACAGAAGAAGTTGAATCTAGCGCTGAAGGAAGCCGAAGAGCGGCTACGtacgcaacggcaacggtgtGAAGAGCTTGAGACGCAGGTAAAGACTGTTACAGATCAGCTGAGCCAGTGTACGGGTGATCATGCGAAGTTGTTTAACGAGAAGGAGCTGCTCGATCACCAACACCGATCGCTGCAGGATGCACTCgaggcgaaggaaaaggaaaaactgtGCGTGCTCGATACGAACAAGTGTCTCGAGGAGGAACTAGCGAAGCTGCGCAGCGAGAACGACTATCTGAAGGGAAAACACAACGAGCTGAAGGTGCTGCTCGAGAACGACAAACGAAGACTGATGGACCAGAACGATGCGCTGCAGAAACAAATGGAGGAGCTGGCTCGCGAGAAACAATCGCTCGGCCGCAATGCTACCGATCTCGAGAAGCGTCTCGCCAGCTACGAGGAGGTGAAGATCGAGAATGAGTACCTCAACACACTGACCAAGCAGCTGCAGACGGAGGTACAGGAGGTTAAAGGCAAACTCACCGCCAAGGAAAGCGAACTGGCGACCGGACGCACCAAACAAAGCCAAACAGAAACGATGCTCGAAGAACGAGACCAAGAGATTACGAAGCTTATCAATGAGTTCGtggcgaaggaaaggaaacaggAATGGGAGCATAAGGAACGGATCGAGGAACTTGAAATAAATTACCGAACCAAGATGAAAGCTCTGATCGAACGACTGAAAgaggaaggcgaagaaaagTTAGAAGAGCAgcaatcaaatgaaaaaacaCGCGCTGCCGAGCTGGAAGCAAAACTAGGGGAAGCCACTTCGACGAGGGATACGTTGGATGCCACGGTACGTTCGCTGCGAGAGCAAATCGATGGCAATGCAGCGGAACTGGAACGGTTACGAAGCGAACAAGGTGCGGTGCAGGAGCTACGATTAGAGAACGCAAACTATGCCCGTGATCTGGATGAACTGAAGAGTGAGCTCAATGTAGCGATCGCCGAGAAGCTACGCCTTACGGAGGAGAAGAGCACCGAGGAGCAGCACCTAAGGGAGGACCGGCAGCGGTTAACGGTCGAGAATGAAGAGCTAAGGACGAAGCtcgaacaattcaaaatggaaACCGAGCAAACGATCAGCCGGTTTGAGGCAGAAATAGAGGAGCTAAAGCGTGAGCAACCGGCGGAACAGACGGTCGTAGCGAAGGTAGAGACCGGATTACAACAAGGGACGGCACCAGCTTCTGCAGCGGGATACGAGGAGCTACGAAACAAGAAGGAAGAGctggaaaataaattgaaaaagattATGCATGAGGTTCAGGACGTATCGAACCGGAATCTGTTTCTGGAGCAAAAGTGTGAAAACTATCTCATCCTGGAGCAATCGAATGAACGGCTCAAGCTGACCAACGATAAACTGACTCGCCAGTTGGATGAAACATTG GTGTCGCTGCATCATAATGAGGGAATAGCGGCCAATACCGAGTTTGAGTACTTACGAAACATTCTTTTCCAG TACCTCAGTGGAAGTGTTACCGGCAACAATAGTACGTTAGTGAAGGTGATAGCCGCTGTCCTTAAATTTTCACCCCAACAAACGCAGGTAGTAATGGAAAAGGAAGCGCATCGTAGATCATTG ATGGGCCAGATAAACAATTTACTATAG
- the LOC125957392 gene encoding uncharacterized protein LOC125957392: MERIERIRAAGNNNNGPVGRYHQPTPPPPSITGDVVNELRHLIDQSDCYTVETIELGYRLTVIANLLHGYVMNDEARLSDLFAQLNETALSDDQFAPKMAFVFASQQLGALSPLDQSIRNAMITKLQDNYGAKDRLKQAGRHRFYNSITLLGEYYHRKRDAHGKRFHILGEKLLALLTSELEQEIKQCGKQQQQQGQLQSVYSTIDPAFAKVILSQITLNGEVAREELRQEITELMLMVRKCLLTVSNLCEWTKAFLLMALDFYHANLPQDVFDRLYTKYLVEDPKPEPEPALAPVAVMTERPVPAHVAMDAPYYEPLSPEPAVGHLDDESVQGLHAHPQYLATNHNLSSLPPSPQPPPSPAQIVAAVPLEAPPKERNAVSNKENKRRPPSRHEQARARHSSNQRKKLEEPESGIVHTVTSPPTTPTSKKGTTVPPRTVTLGERSPPDGKKAMVSPPRAAEKLANLPKLTVTTTNTGTQSRKPSTAAAPLSPRGVLVVSSGRQQPVVQPPKSPSSRAARNSSAASATSNTKASQQSDHYINNNSSSSNSGRRGGGGNDRRIPSKYIIPRFAAQQRKEQEARAANANAHAASAAALGAPLRNGSSAPSTKGGSGGNVLKQQQQQQQHQQQQQQYVKNTGTGPKANGQTGHHRPPRSPSKTKPADWYSHDDRRGPGSRSSRKQDLPKKTTTNGDGNGGHLGGKSANHPQNPVVLDWAAEDDYYEPEARAVQEPRDSGADRTAYGQRKEQTIDWATEEDAKPVTNVAPAPTKPKVWDWAADDDDYYEPVTVNGGPSDNNVANNKSATPTKLKPSPQPIREPKKWDWAADEDDEDEYVPYYASAGNSNTVNLPERDIGALSTAYNERLSLEDDRRSSQKPNPNAHA; the protein is encoded by the exons ATGGAACGAATCGAACGGATACGAGCCGccggtaacaacaacaacggcccTGTAGGCCGCTACCATcagccaacaccaccaccaccgtcaataACCGGCGATGTCGTCAATGAGCTGCGCCATCTCATTGATCAATCCGACTGCTACACGGTGGAAACTATCGAGCTCGGCTACCGGTTGACCGTTATTGCGAATCTTCTGCATGGCTACGTTATGAACGACGAGGCTCGGCTAAG TGATCTCTTTGCACAGCTGAACGAGACCGCCCTGTCGGATGATCAGTTTGCACCAAAGATGGCGTTCGTGTTTGCCTCGCAGCAGCTTGGCGCTCTGTCACCGTTGGATCAGAGTATTAGGAATGCCATGATCACGAAGCTGCAGGACAACTACGGAGCAAAGGATCGATTGAAGCAGGCTGGGCGCCATCGGTTCTACAACTCGATCACGCTGCTCGGCGAGTACTACCACCGGAAGAGGGATGCACACGGAAAGCGGTTTCACATACTAGGCGAGAAGCTACTGGCCCTGCTAACGTCCGAGTTGGAACAGGAAATAAAGCAGTgtgggaagcagcagcagcaacaggggcAGCTTCAGTCGGTATATTCTACCATCGATCCCGCCTTTGCCAAAGTGATACTGTCTCAAATTACGCTGAACGGAGAGGTCGCCAGGGAGGAGCTGCGCCAAGAGATCAccgagctgatgctgatggtacGCAAGTGTCTGCTGACCGTGTCGAACCTGTGCGAATGGACGAAAGCCTTTCTCCTGATGGCACTCGATTTCTATCATGCCAATCTGCCCCAGGATGTGTTCGATAGGCTTTACACGAAGTATCTCGTAGAAGatccgaaaccggaaccggaaccagcaCTTGCACCGGTAGCAGTGATGACAGAACGTCCCGTCCCTGCACATGTTGCTATGGATGCACCATACTATGAGCCGCTGTCGCCAGAACCGGCCGTAGGACATTTGGATGATGAGAGCGTCCAAGGATTGCATGCTCATCCTCAGTATCTAGCGACGAACCATAACCTTTCATCACTGCCtccatcaccacaaccaccaccatcaccagctcaGATCGTGGCGGCAGTACCACTAGAAGCACCCCCGAAGGAACGTAACGCCGTGAGCAATAAGGAAAACAAGCGACGTCCTCCATCACGCCACGAACAGGCACGAGCACGGCACAGCAGTAATCAGCGCAAAAAGCTCGAAGAACCGGAATCCGGGATTGTTCATACGGTAACGAGCCCACCGACGACTCCAACGTCGAAGAAGGGCACGACGGTTCCTCCTCGTACAGTAACGCTCGGTGAACGATCGCCGCCGGATGGCAAGAAAGCTATGGTCAGTCCGCCACGGGCGGCAGAAAAACTGGCCAATCTACCGAAGCTTACGGTCACGACTACAAACACGGGGACACAGTCTCGGAAACCATCCACTGCAGCTGCTCCACTGTCCCCACGTGGTGTGCTCGTAGTATCGTCAGGTCGCCAGCAACCAGTAGTGCAGCCACCGAAAAGTCctagcagcagagcagcacgCAACAGTAGCGCTGCTAGTGCTACCAGCAATACCAAAGCATCACAGCAGTCCGATCATtacattaataataatagtagcagcagcaacagtggcagaAGAGGAGGCGGTGGCAATGATCGACGAATACCGTCCAAGTATATCATACCACGGTTTGCCGCTCAACAACGCAAGGAACAGGAAGCAAGAGCAGCGAATGCAAACGCACATGCGGCTTCCGCCGCTGCACTCGGTGCACCATTAAGGAACGGATCATCAGCACCGTCGACTAAAGGAGGTAGTGGAGGAAATGTGttaaaacagcagcaacagcagcaacagcatcaacagcagcaacaacaatatgTGAAAAATACCGGAACCGGTCCGAAAGCAAACGGACAAACCGGCCACCATCGACCGCCACGTAGTCCCTCGAAAACGAAACCAGCGGATTGGTACTCGCATGATGATCGTCGTGGACCAGGATCGCGATCCAGCCGTAAACAGGACCTACCCAAGAAAACCACGACGAATGGggatggtaatggtggtcATTTAGGAGGAAAGTCTGCGAATCATCCACAGAACCCTGTGGTTTTGGATTGGGCTGCCGAAGATGACTACTATGAGCCGGAAGCAAGAGCTGTTCAGGAACCACGTGACAGTGGAGCAGATCGTACGGCGTATGGACAGCGAAAGGAGCAGACAATCGACTGGGCTACCGAGGAAGATGCTAAACCTGTGACGAACGTTGCTCCTGCTCCCACCAAACCCAAGGTCTGGGATTGGGccgctgatgacgatgactacTATGAACCAGTGACGGTGAACGGTGGCCCGAGTGACAACAACGTAGCGAACAATAAGTCCGCCACTCCAACCAAACTCAAACCATCGCCACAACCTATTCGAGAGCCCAAAAAGTGGGATTGGGCCgccgatgaggacgatgaggatgagtaTGTGCCGTACTATGCTTCCGCGGGCAACAGCAATACCGTGAATCTCCCGGAGCGTGATATTGGGGCGCTTTCGACGGCCTACAATGAACGGTTGTCACTTGAGGACGACCGTCGCTCGTCACAGAAACCCAACCCGAACGCCCACGCATGA